DNA from Gemmatimonadota bacterium:
GGTGGCCGGGCCCTGGGTGCGCGTCTCACGGGTCGTCCCGGGCACCCGCGCCGAGCTGGCCGCCACGATCGACCGCTTCCTGGTGGGCGGGCGGCTGCTGCAGCCGGTGCGCAAAGGCACGGACCAGATGGTCTACTGGCCGGCCAAGGACTGGGCGTCCCAGATTGCGCGGGCCGCCTCGGCGACCGGGAAGCGGTACTACATCGCGTCGGCCAAGCGGGTGGAGGTCTTCCTGGAGCCCGTGCGGGACGATGCCGTGGCGGTGGAGTTCGCCGTCGATCCGGGGCTGCACTCGGAGAACCTGGCCGGTGCCATCCTGGGCGGGCTGGGCGGAGGAGGGGGCGCGGGCGTCGGCGTCGCCTTCGCGGTCGCCACGGCCGCGCCGTTGGCCCTGGGCGTGGCGGCCGGCGTCGCGGTGGGAGCGCTCGTGGCGGGCGGAATCGCCCACGCGGTCGGCGTCTCCTACCACAGCCAATTGGAGCGGGTGCGGCTCGAGGTGGAGGGCGTGCTGGACGCGCTCGAGCGGCGTGAGCCACTGGAGCCTCCGCCGCCCTCGTGGCGCCGCTGGGTGTCGCGCCATTTCGGGGGCATCGCGAAGGACCTGGGCTTCGAAGAAGAATCCGAACGTTGATTCTGCACGCACCTGTGCGTGCCCTGGACACGCCGGTCTTCCGGCCGGCATCGTGAAAGGAGCAGTGGCTTGGAGATCAAGAAGGTAGGCGTCGTCGGGTGTGGGCTCATGGGCAGCGGCATCGCCGAGATCAGCGCCAAGGCGGGGCTGGACGTGGTCGTGCGCGAAGTAGACGCGGACGCGCTCGCCGCCGGACGGAAGCGCATCGAGAAGTCGCTGGCCAAGGCGGTGGAGAAGGAGAAGATGACGGCCGAGGAGCGCGACGCCGCGCAGGGCCGCCTCACCTGGACCACGGAGCTCGCCGACCTGGCGTCCTGCGACCTCGTGATCGAGGCCATCGTGGAGAGCCTGGAGGCCAAGAACGAGCTGTTCGGCACGCTGGACGGGCTCTGCGGGCCCGACACCATCTTCGCGTCCAATACCAGCTCGCTCACGATCACGGACATGGCCGCGGCCACGTCCCGTCCCGACCGCGTGGTCGGGCTCCACTTCTTCAATCCGGTGCCGGTGATGAAGCTGGTGGAGGTCGTGCGGACCATCGTCACCAGCGAACAGACCTTCGAGCGCGCCTTCGCCTATGCGCGTGCGGTGGGCAAGGTGCCGATCGCGGCCAAGGACAACTCGGGCTTCGTGGTCAACCTGCTGCTGGTGCCGTACATGCTGGACGCCATCCGCCAGCTCGAGCGCGGCGTGGCCAGCATCCAGGACATCGACACCGGCATGGTGCTGGGCTGCGGCTACCCGATGGGGCCCTTCACGCTGTGCGACTTCGTGGGGATCGACACGCTCTACCGGATCTCCGAGATCATGTTCGAGGAGTACCGCGAGGAGCGGTATGCCCCACCCCCCCTGCTGAAGCGCATCGTGGCCATGGGGCGCTACGGCCGGAAGACCGGGAAGGGGTTCTACGACTGGTCGGGCGAGAAGCCGGTGCCGCTGCCGATCTAGGCGTCACGCCGGGGCGGTCGCCCCGGGTTGGAGCGGAGCCTACGGGCACGAAAACGGCCGGCCTCGCGGGTGCGAGGTCGGCCGTCCTACCCGCGGTGGGGGAAGGTCAGGTGCGCGGAGACGCGGAGCGGCGCTGGCGCCGGCGCTCGCGACGGATGGCGGCTTCCCGCTTCCGCTTGCGCTGCGCGCTGGGCTTCTCGTAGAAGCGGCGCTTCCTGAGCTCCGAGTAGAGACCGGAACGCTGCACCTTGCGCTTGAAGCGCCGCAGCGCGCGCTCGAGGCTCTCGTTGTCCTGAACGACGACTTCCAAGGGACCGCTCCCAAACCGGGGTCGAACGGATGTCCTGCCAGCAGGCAGAGAACCCGAAATATGGACTTCGGCCCGGGGGCAGGCAAGGCCCGGGCCGTGGCCCGCCGGCCCCTCCCGGGACCCGCTCGGCGGGGCCGGGCCATCCAGGCCCTCAGGGCAGCGGCCCCCCGTCGCGCAGCGC
Protein-coding regions in this window:
- a CDS encoding 3-hydroxybutyryl-CoA dehydrogenase, whose protein sequence is MEIKKVGVVGCGLMGSGIAEISAKAGLDVVVREVDADALAAGRKRIEKSLAKAVEKEKMTAEERDAAQGRLTWTTELADLASCDLVIEAIVESLEAKNELFGTLDGLCGPDTIFASNTSSLTITDMAAATSRPDRVVGLHFFNPVPVMKLVEVVRTIVTSEQTFERAFAYARAVGKVPIAAKDNSGFVVNLLLVPYMLDAIRQLERGVASIQDIDTGMVLGCGYPMGPFTLCDFVGIDTLYRISEIMFEEYREERYAPPPLLKRIVAMGRYGRKTGKGFYDWSGEKPVPLPI
- the rpsU gene encoding 30S ribosomal protein S21 gives rise to the protein MEVVVQDNESLERALRRFKRKVQRSGLYSELRKRRFYEKPSAQRKRKREAAIRRERRRQRRSASPRT